In a single window of the Lebetimonas sp. JH292 genome:
- a CDS encoding NifB/NifX family molybdenum-iron cluster-binding protein, which translates to MINQHFGSAKEFLIYKAGDRGVMFVQHRKINSAYAQSVGSQP; encoded by the coding sequence ATGATTAACCAGCACTTCGGCTCAGCAAAAGAATTTTTAATTTATAAAGCAGGAGACAGGGGTGTTATGTTTGTTCAACACAGAAAAATAAACAGTGCGTATGCCCAGAGTGTAGGTTCACAACCCTAA